Proteins from a single region of Pseudarthrobacter sp. NIBRBAC000502772:
- a CDS encoding APC family permease, whose product MTQTTRTSTPASQPSGTDPAGSAHGITAKGLKGGQLGLLAVVVLGISTIAPAYTLTSALGPTVNEAGLQLPVIFLIGFIPMILVSLAYRELNADSPDSGTTFTWVTKAFGPWVGWMGGWGLLAANIIVLSNLAGVAVDFFYLFLSQLTGAPELADLAANKPLNVLTCFVFVALAVWVSYRGLHTTKLVQYGLVGFQLLVLGLFVAMAFANWSTSETAIPFSWEWFDVTRIETFGQIAAGISLSIFVYWGWDVCLTVNEETANGKKTAGLAGTLTAVVVLGIYLLVTISTMMFAGVGDTGIGLNNAENHENLFTALASPIMGPFAILMSLAVLSSSAASLQSTFTSPSRSLLAMAHYGALPAPFSHISKRFSTPGFATVAAGILSAGFYAVMHVISENVLNDTILALGLMICFYYGLTAIACAWYFRNSVFSSVRNFMLRLLCPVAGGVGLFVVFLQTAIDSWAPEFGSGSEVFGVGLVFVLGIGILALGAVLMVIMARLRPGFFRGETIRRDTPALVVPE is encoded by the coding sequence ATGACTCAAACCACCCGTACGAGCACCCCCGCAAGCCAGCCATCCGGGACCGACCCGGCCGGCTCGGCACACGGCATCACCGCAAAAGGACTGAAGGGCGGGCAGCTGGGCCTCCTCGCCGTCGTCGTTCTCGGCATTTCCACCATCGCACCGGCCTACACGCTGACCAGCGCCCTGGGCCCCACCGTTAATGAGGCGGGGCTCCAGTTGCCCGTCATTTTCCTTATCGGGTTCATCCCCATGATCCTGGTGTCACTCGCCTACCGGGAACTCAACGCCGATTCCCCGGACAGCGGCACCACGTTCACCTGGGTCACCAAAGCGTTTGGCCCCTGGGTGGGCTGGATGGGCGGCTGGGGACTGCTCGCCGCCAACATCATCGTCCTGTCCAACCTTGCGGGCGTGGCCGTCGATTTCTTCTATCTCTTCCTGTCGCAGCTGACGGGTGCGCCTGAACTCGCGGACCTCGCGGCCAATAAACCGTTGAACGTCCTGACGTGCTTCGTGTTCGTGGCCCTCGCCGTGTGGGTGAGCTACCGCGGCCTGCACACCACCAAGCTGGTCCAGTACGGACTCGTCGGATTCCAGCTGCTGGTCCTGGGGCTTTTCGTGGCCATGGCGTTCGCGAACTGGTCCACGTCGGAAACGGCCATCCCGTTCAGCTGGGAGTGGTTCGACGTCACCAGGATCGAGACGTTCGGGCAGATCGCTGCCGGCATCTCGCTGTCGATCTTTGTCTACTGGGGCTGGGACGTGTGCCTGACTGTGAATGAGGAAACCGCCAACGGCAAAAAGACGGCCGGACTGGCGGGCACCCTCACCGCCGTCGTTGTCCTGGGGATCTACCTGCTGGTGACCATTTCCACCATGATGTTCGCCGGCGTCGGCGATACGGGGATTGGCCTGAACAACGCTGAGAACCACGAGAATCTCTTCACGGCGCTGGCCTCGCCGATCATGGGGCCGTTCGCCATCCTGATGTCGCTCGCGGTGTTGTCCAGTTCCGCCGCGTCCCTGCAGTCCACGTTCACGTCTCCGTCGCGCAGCCTGCTGGCCATGGCCCACTACGGCGCGCTGCCTGCGCCGTTCAGCCACATCAGCAAGCGTTTCTCGACGCCGGGCTTCGCAACAGTGGCGGCGGGCATCCTGTCCGCTGGGTTCTACGCGGTGATGCATGTGATCAGCGAAAACGTCCTGAACGATACCATCCTGGCCCTCGGCCTGATGATCTGCTTCTACTATGGCCTGACCGCGATCGCCTGCGCCTGGTACTTCCGGAACAGCGTGTTCAGCAGCGTCCGCAACTTCATGCTGCGGCTGCTCTGCCCGGTAGCGGGCGGTGTCGGATTGTTTGTGGTTTTCCTGCAGACAGCCATCGACAGCTGGGCGCCGGAGTTCGGCAGCGGCTCCGAGGTCTTCGGGGTTGGGCTGGTCTTTGTCCTGGGCATCGGGATCCTGGCGCTCGGGGCTGTGCTGATGGTGATCATGGCACGCCTCCGCCCGGGGTTCTTCCGCGGCGAAACCATCCGCCGGGACACTCCTGCACTAGTGGTCCCGGAGTAG
- a CDS encoding agmatine/peptidylarginine deiminase — MSTWRMPAETAPQERLWMAFPTGGYTLGDTEEDAHAARSIWAAVANAAVEFEPVTVVVDPDDVGIAARYLNRNVEVLAAPLNDAWMRDIGPTFVLDQDGSLGAVDWVFNGWGAQDWARWDKDAVIAAEVSGRAGAMHIVSALVNEGGGIQVDGQGTVLVTETVQLDPGRNPGLSRADVEAELARTIGATHVVWLPRGLARDSERFGTRGHVDIVAAIPSPGTLLVHSQQDPRHPDFQVSRDIIEHLRTTRDAAGREWTIIEVPAPEVLWDDEGFVDYSYINHVVVNGGVIACTFGDPNDDKALQILAEAYPGRRVVGIDARELFARGGGIHCITQQQPAAS; from the coding sequence ATGAGCACGTGGCGCATGCCCGCCGAGACCGCCCCGCAGGAGCGGCTCTGGATGGCCTTTCCCACCGGCGGCTACACGCTGGGCGACACGGAGGAGGATGCCCACGCTGCCCGGTCCATCTGGGCAGCGGTGGCCAACGCCGCCGTCGAATTTGAGCCGGTCACCGTGGTGGTGGACCCCGACGACGTCGGCATCGCCGCCCGCTATCTGAACCGGAACGTCGAGGTACTTGCCGCCCCGCTCAACGATGCATGGATGCGGGACATCGGCCCCACGTTTGTGCTGGACCAGGACGGGAGCCTCGGCGCCGTCGACTGGGTCTTCAACGGCTGGGGCGCCCAGGACTGGGCGCGCTGGGACAAGGACGCGGTGATCGCCGCCGAAGTCTCGGGCCGTGCCGGCGCCATGCACATCGTGTCCGCGCTGGTCAACGAAGGCGGCGGCATCCAGGTGGACGGCCAGGGAACCGTGCTGGTGACCGAAACCGTGCAGCTGGATCCGGGCCGCAACCCGGGACTCAGCCGCGCCGACGTCGAGGCCGAGCTCGCCCGGACCATCGGCGCAACCCACGTGGTCTGGCTCCCGCGCGGGCTGGCCCGCGACTCGGAACGGTTCGGCACGCGCGGTCATGTGGACATCGTGGCCGCCATCCCCTCCCCCGGCACGCTGCTGGTGCATTCCCAGCAGGACCCCCGCCACCCGGACTTCCAGGTAAGCCGCGACATCATCGAGCACCTGCGCACCACGAGGGACGCGGCCGGACGGGAGTGGACCATCATCGAAGTCCCCGCCCCTGAAGTGCTCTGGGATGACGAAGGCTTTGTCGACTACAGCTACATCAACCACGTCGTGGTCAACGGCGGCGTCATCGCCTGTACCTTCGGGGACCCCAACGATGACAAGGCGCTGCAGATCCTGGCGGAAGCCTACCCCGGCCGGCGTGTGGTCGGCATTGACGCCCGTGAGCTCTTCGCCCGCGGCGGCGGCATCCACTGCATCACCCAACAGCAGCCTGCTGCCTCGTAG
- the otsB gene encoding trehalose-phosphatase: MTPDARPAKGPLTLSPELRQAARRIAQTEHLLVAMDFDGTISPLVDRADDARPLPRSAAAFAGLAALPRTTTALLSGRALASLRAVASPPVDTLLIGSHGAEAWLGPGSTELTLDEAQRQLLAEVRGVLEEIVEQAPGTLLEDKPAGVVLHTRLATDDVAEDAVAAARSVLQDRKGVFLKNGKRVLETSVVNASKGEGLTFLRQITGATAVLFAGDDVTDEDALARLETGDVGVKVGLDFTQAEFRVEAPAHVAELLEALLQERSLVVAEEEPGSD, from the coding sequence ATGACTCCTGACGCCCGGCCCGCCAAGGGCCCGCTCACCTTGTCCCCTGAACTCCGGCAGGCCGCTCGGCGCATCGCCCAGACGGAACACCTGCTGGTGGCCATGGATTTCGACGGCACCATTTCCCCGCTGGTTGACCGCGCCGACGACGCCCGCCCGCTTCCGCGCTCGGCCGCCGCCTTCGCCGGGCTCGCCGCCCTTCCACGCACGACGACGGCACTCCTCTCAGGCAGGGCCCTCGCCAGCCTGCGCGCGGTCGCCTCGCCCCCGGTGGACACGTTGCTGATCGGCAGCCATGGCGCCGAGGCGTGGCTGGGCCCCGGCTCCACGGAGCTGACGCTGGACGAGGCCCAGCGCCAGCTGCTGGCCGAAGTCCGAGGCGTCCTGGAGGAGATCGTTGAGCAGGCACCTGGCACGCTCCTCGAAGACAAGCCCGCAGGCGTAGTCCTGCATACCCGGCTGGCCACGGACGATGTTGCCGAGGACGCGGTGGCTGCGGCCCGTTCCGTTCTCCAGGACCGCAAAGGCGTTTTCCTGAAGAACGGCAAACGGGTCCTGGAAACTTCGGTGGTTAACGCCTCCAAAGGTGAGGGCCTGACGTTCCTGCGCCAGATCACCGGGGCCACTGCGGTCCTCTTTGCCGGCGACGACGTCACGGACGAGGACGCCCTGGCGCGCCTGGAAACCGGCGATGTGGGCGTCAAGGTGGGCCTGGACTTCACCCAGGCCGAGTTCCGGGTGGAAGCACCGGCCCACGTGGCAGAACTGCTCGAAGCGCTCCTGCAGGAACGGAGCCTGGTGGTGGCCGAAGAAGAGCCCGGCAGTGACTGA
- a CDS encoding trehalose-6-phosphate synthase — protein sequence MQTPVQEKPSAVPATGAAASSNSTAATYDFMVVSNRLPVDRCAPGESGDDGSGWRRSPGGLVTALAPMMTKTDGAWVGWHGAPDETVEPFSHGGMDLVPVQLSNDDVELYYEGFSNATLWPLYHDVIAPPEFHRTWWDAYRRVNQRFAEAVVRHAGQGATVWVQDYQLQLVPRLLRQARPDLRIGFFNHIPFPPPEIFAQLPWRHAIIDGLMGADLVGFQRPSDAGNFMRSARRFLGASVKQQQVHVKGKDGEITHIARAQAFPISIDVAQINELAHNPEIIERARQIRQDLGNPKTILLGVDRLDYTKGIRHRLKAFEELLNEGKLTVGDATLIQVASPSRERVEQYRLLREEIEGTVGHINGTYDTIQNTAVRYLHHSYPVEEMVALYLAADVMLVTALRDGMNLVAKEYVTARKDNDGALVLSEFAGAADQLKQALLMNPHDIDGLKDTIMRAVDLPPKDAARRMRSMRKQILEHDVDHWSADFLAALNEKVVRDDS from the coding sequence ATGCAAACACCCGTCCAAGAAAAACCATCAGCTGTACCTGCAACCGGCGCCGCCGCGAGCAGCAACAGCACGGCCGCCACGTACGATTTTATGGTTGTCTCCAACAGGCTGCCCGTTGACCGCTGCGCGCCAGGTGAGAGCGGCGACGACGGCTCGGGCTGGCGCCGCTCCCCCGGCGGCCTGGTGACTGCCCTCGCGCCCATGATGACCAAGACCGACGGCGCGTGGGTGGGTTGGCACGGCGCCCCGGACGAAACCGTCGAGCCTTTCAGCCACGGCGGCATGGACTTGGTGCCCGTCCAGCTGAGCAACGACGACGTTGAGCTCTACTACGAGGGTTTCTCCAACGCCACCCTGTGGCCCCTGTACCACGACGTCATCGCCCCGCCGGAGTTCCACAGAACCTGGTGGGACGCCTACCGCAGGGTCAACCAAAGGTTCGCCGAGGCCGTCGTACGCCATGCCGGCCAGGGTGCCACGGTGTGGGTCCAGGATTACCAGCTGCAGCTGGTGCCGCGGCTGCTGCGCCAAGCGCGGCCGGACCTGCGGATCGGGTTCTTCAACCACATTCCTTTCCCCCCGCCGGAAATCTTCGCCCAGCTGCCGTGGCGGCATGCCATCATTGACGGCCTGATGGGTGCAGACCTCGTGGGCTTCCAGCGCCCCAGCGACGCCGGCAACTTCATGCGCTCCGCCCGCCGGTTCCTCGGCGCCAGCGTCAAGCAGCAGCAGGTGCATGTGAAGGGTAAGGACGGCGAAATCACGCACATCGCCAGGGCCCAGGCCTTCCCCATCTCCATCGACGTAGCCCAGATCAACGAACTGGCCCACAACCCCGAGATCATCGAGCGTGCACGCCAGATCCGCCAGGATCTCGGCAACCCCAAGACCATCCTCCTGGGCGTGGACCGGCTCGACTACACCAAGGGCATCCGGCACCGGCTCAAGGCGTTCGAGGAACTCCTGAACGAAGGCAAGCTGACGGTCGGCGACGCAACGCTGATCCAGGTTGCCAGCCCCAGCCGCGAACGGGTTGAGCAGTACCGCCTCCTGCGCGAGGAAATCGAAGGCACCGTCGGCCACATCAACGGCACCTACGACACCATCCAGAACACGGCCGTCCGCTACCTGCACCACAGCTACCCCGTGGAGGAGATGGTGGCGCTGTACCTCGCCGCCGACGTTATGCTCGTGACCGCACTGCGGGACGGCATGAACCTCGTGGCCAAGGAATACGTCACTGCCCGCAAGGACAACGACGGCGCGCTGGTCCTCAGCGAGTTCGCCGGTGCCGCGGACCAGCTCAAGCAGGCGCTCCTGATGAACCCGCACGATATCGACGGTCTCAAGGACACCATCATGCGGGCCGTCGATTTGCCTCCCAAAGACGCCGCGCGACGCATGCGGTCCATGCGCAAGCAGATCCTGGAACACGACGTCGACCACTGGTCAGCTGACTTCCTGGCCGCCCTGAACGAGAAAGTTGTACGCGATGACTCCTGA
- a CDS encoding thioredoxin domain-containing protein: protein MSPANEIRKSKAERTSEAREKARLIREAQLAKDKRNKLLIGWGIVVAVVAILVVVGLVVTTTMRQNAPIADQGPTPANGNVNGGITLLANTDVAKLEAATVDAASVGEPPKTAPAEVVAPGAEAEAGKPVKVVLYVDFICPVCKNFEAQYNEQLTTLRNEGKITVEYRALGFLDNRSSTNYSSRAANAAACVVNESPEKYAEFVDSLFANQPAEGTAGLSDDRLKTMATDIGAKNIDTCIDEKTYRPYVKFTTKQAAAIGVTGTPSVFVDGQQWGKGASAQTPFPDFLQAAITAKG, encoded by the coding sequence ATGAGCCCCGCAAATGAAATACGTAAGTCCAAGGCTGAGCGAACCTCGGAGGCGCGCGAGAAGGCACGCCTGATCCGTGAGGCGCAGCTGGCGAAGGACAAGCGCAACAAGCTGCTGATCGGCTGGGGCATTGTGGTGGCCGTGGTGGCCATCCTTGTGGTGGTGGGGCTGGTGGTGACCACAACGATGCGGCAGAACGCCCCGATCGCTGACCAGGGGCCGACGCCGGCCAACGGTAACGTCAACGGTGGCATCACCTTGCTGGCCAATACCGACGTCGCGAAGCTGGAAGCAGCCACCGTGGACGCAGCCTCCGTGGGGGAGCCCCCGAAAACCGCGCCGGCTGAAGTGGTTGCCCCCGGTGCCGAAGCTGAGGCAGGAAAGCCGGTCAAGGTGGTCCTGTACGTTGACTTCATCTGCCCGGTTTGCAAGAACTTCGAGGCACAGTACAACGAGCAGCTGACGACGCTGCGCAACGAGGGCAAGATCACGGTGGAATACCGGGCGCTCGGGTTCCTGGACAACAGGTCCTCCACGAACTACTCCTCCCGTGCAGCCAACGCCGCCGCGTGTGTTGTGAATGAGTCTCCGGAGAAGTACGCAGAGTTTGTGGACTCGCTGTTCGCCAACCAGCCTGCCGAAGGTACCGCCGGTCTTTCCGACGACAGGCTCAAGACCATGGCCACGGACATCGGCGCCAAGAACATTGACACGTGCATCGACGAGAAGACCTACCGTCCGTACGTGAAGTTCACAACCAAGCAGGCCGCGGCGATCGGCGTCACCGGCACACCCTCGGTGTTTGTGGACGGCCAGCAGTGGGGCAAGGGTGCCAGCGCGCAGACCCCGTTCCCTGACTTCCTGCAGGCAGCGATCACCGCGAAGGGCTAG
- a CDS encoding DUF4032 domain-containing protein, whose translation MTDENSAQWHDEPTDYAQVGKLPRFEAASAKDDKVLAASSSLNITAASADPELLDLPWHIALEDWPAENLAALPRGISRHIVRFAHLGGSVIAIKETSEHVARHEYHMLRKLARLDVPCVVPVAVITGRTTLDGRPLNPVLVTRHLKFSMPYRALFSQMLRKDTLTRLIDAQALLMVRLHLIGFYWGDVSLSNTLFRRDAGAFAAYLVDAETGELYPDLSTGQREYDLEIARVNIAGELMDLLDGGLIEEKVDPVATSELIMESYRRLWTELTEKESFEIGERWRVAARIRKLNELGFDVEEYAIKTTQNGSTIQLQPKVVDAGHHQRRLLRLTGLDAQENQARRLLNDMDSFRADNNPGMDEEYSAHLWVSQVFEPIVRSIPRDLSRKLEPAEAVHEVLEHRWYMSEEQARHIPLAEAVQSYIESVLRHRRDEAAIMLNPDTAMLKILEVETEESSRYGADESIEEYPDVDD comes from the coding sequence ATGACCGACGAAAACAGTGCACAGTGGCACGACGAGCCCACGGACTACGCGCAGGTCGGCAAACTTCCGCGCTTCGAGGCAGCGAGCGCCAAGGATGACAAGGTCCTTGCCGCTTCCAGCTCGCTGAACATCACGGCGGCGTCCGCGGATCCCGAACTCCTGGACCTGCCCTGGCACATCGCCCTGGAGGACTGGCCGGCCGAGAACCTGGCAGCGCTCCCCCGCGGCATCTCGCGGCACATTGTGCGTTTCGCGCACCTGGGCGGCTCCGTCATCGCCATCAAGGAAACGTCCGAGCATGTGGCCCGCCACGAGTACCATATGCTCCGCAAGCTGGCCCGCCTGGACGTCCCGTGCGTTGTCCCCGTTGCTGTCATCACCGGCCGGACCACCCTGGATGGGCGGCCCTTGAACCCCGTCCTGGTCACCCGCCACCTGAAATTCTCCATGCCGTACCGGGCCCTGTTCTCGCAGATGCTGCGCAAGGACACACTGACCAGGCTCATCGACGCCCAGGCCCTGCTGATGGTCCGGCTGCACCTCATCGGCTTCTACTGGGGCGACGTCTCCCTCTCCAATACGCTCTTCCGCCGTGACGCGGGCGCGTTCGCCGCCTACCTGGTGGACGCCGAAACCGGCGAGCTGTATCCCGATCTTTCCACCGGCCAGCGCGAGTACGATCTCGAGATTGCCCGGGTCAACATCGCCGGCGAGCTGATGGACCTCCTGGACGGCGGCCTGATCGAGGAAAAGGTGGACCCGGTGGCCACCAGCGAACTCATCATGGAGAGCTACCGGCGCCTGTGGACGGAACTGACCGAGAAGGAATCCTTCGAAATCGGCGAACGCTGGCGCGTGGCCGCCCGGATCCGGAAGCTCAACGAGCTGGGGTTCGACGTCGAGGAATACGCCATCAAGACCACCCAGAACGGTTCCACCATCCAGCTCCAGCCCAAGGTGGTCGACGCCGGACACCACCAGCGCCGGCTGCTGCGCCTGACCGGACTGGACGCCCAGGAGAACCAGGCGCGGCGCCTGCTCAATGACATGGACTCCTTCCGGGCGGACAACAACCCGGGGATGGACGAGGAATACAGCGCGCACCTCTGGGTCAGCCAGGTCTTCGAACCCATCGTGCGTTCGATCCCCCGCGACCTGTCCCGCAAGCTGGAGCCGGCGGAGGCGGTCCACGAGGTGCTGGAGCACCGCTGGTACATGTCCGAGGAGCAGGCCCGCCACATTCCGCTTGCCGAGGCAGTGCAGTCCTACATCGAGTCCGTCCTGCGCCACCGCCGGGACGAGGCCGCCATCATGCTCAACCCGGATACTGCGATGCTGAAGATCCTCGAAGTGGAAACCGAGGAGTCCTCCCGCTATGGTGCCGACGAATCCATCGAAGAGTACCCCGACGTCGACGACTGA
- a CDS encoding GYD domain-containing protein, whose protein sequence is MTKYLFQANYVGQGIKGLMQEGGSKRRDAVVKALESVGGSLECIYYAFGETDVLGVFDVPDQPSAVALSLMINSTGAVDLHLTPLMTPEDIDAAVGKTPVYRAPGQ, encoded by the coding sequence ATGACTAAGTATCTTTTCCAAGCAAATTATGTGGGTCAGGGCATCAAAGGCCTGATGCAGGAGGGTGGGTCCAAGCGTCGGGACGCGGTTGTAAAGGCCTTGGAGTCGGTTGGGGGATCACTGGAATGCATCTACTACGCGTTCGGCGAGACGGATGTCCTTGGGGTCTTCGACGTTCCCGATCAGCCGAGTGCTGTTGCCCTTTCCCTGATGATCAATTCCACCGGCGCCGTGGACCTTCATCTCACGCCGCTCATGACTCCCGAGGATATTGACGCAGCTGTGGGCAAGACTCCTGTCTACCGGGCCCCTGGTCAGTAA
- a CDS encoding arginase family protein: protein MGADVVEVAPAYDHADITTLAATTLVFDLLGLMVNRSEGATRTGAEALEAAAVYAPCPCWPADAVGQQRRRNGPSNTSPRPASLPLPDEGWTVGTTDRCQFPGEGLDSAHNPSRGELQNPSLILCSGRADRFVFWAKQNRNRP, encoded by the coding sequence GTGGGGGCCGATGTCGTCGAAGTAGCCCCCGCTTACGACCACGCAGACATCACCACTCTCGCGGCAACGACTCTGGTCTTTGACCTTCTCGGGCTGATGGTGAACCGCTCCGAAGGAGCGACGAGAACAGGCGCCGAAGCGCTGGAAGCCGCGGCGGTTTACGCCCCATGCCCTTGCTGGCCCGCGGACGCCGTGGGCCAGCAACGGCGCCGGAACGGCCCCTCGAATACAAGCCCGCGACCGGCTTCGTTGCCATTGCCGGATGAAGGCTGGACCGTGGGTACAACCGACCGTTGCCAGTTCCCGGGGGAGGGCCTAGACTCGGCCCACAACCCCAGCCGGGGAGAACTCCAGAACCCTTCACTCATCCTCTGTTCTGGGCGTGCGGATAGGTTCGTGTTCTGGGCAAAGCAGAACAGGAATCGACCATGA
- a CDS encoding FAD-binding oxidoreductase yields MGSLVEGLVGALGSGQVSTEEELLARYAVDQAPITDFQLPEAVVFAGSVADVQAVVRLCAALNVAVVARGAGTGVSGGAHASRNCVVLSLERMNRILDLNPDDETAVVEPGVVNAALNEAAAVHGLMYAPDPASFRSSTIGGNVATNAGGLRCAKYGVTRDSVLGLDVVLADGSLIHTGHQTFKGVAGYDLTGLFVGSEGTLGIVVGATVRLKYLPRDVHTIAAFYPDFRQAAAGVLAVGRARVQPAIMELLDGGTLAQLDELHGSDLSSRGRSLLLIQTDGFGAAAEADVVRSVLAAGGATVSTESTAEAEQLVELRRNSRGVEVDDEYRVGEDVAVPRSRLVDYVAALEDLAATHGVSLKVVAHAGDGNLHPTFWIDRQDSAVDADAMARLNLALDASIEAALEMGGTITGEHGIGQYKLRWLGLEQAEPVRELQRRIKELFDPAGILNPGKAI; encoded by the coding sequence GTGGGCAGCTTGGTTGAAGGGCTGGTGGGCGCCCTCGGGTCAGGGCAGGTCAGTACCGAAGAGGAGCTGCTCGCGAGGTATGCCGTGGACCAGGCCCCCATCACGGATTTCCAGCTCCCCGAAGCGGTGGTCTTCGCCGGGTCTGTGGCGGACGTGCAGGCCGTGGTCAGGCTGTGTGCGGCCCTCAACGTCGCCGTCGTGGCCCGCGGAGCCGGAACAGGCGTTTCCGGGGGCGCGCACGCGAGCAGGAACTGCGTAGTCCTGTCCCTGGAACGGATGAACCGCATTCTTGACCTCAACCCTGACGACGAGACCGCCGTCGTCGAACCCGGCGTGGTCAACGCCGCCCTCAACGAGGCCGCCGCAGTGCATGGCCTGATGTACGCGCCGGATCCGGCAAGCTTCCGTTCCTCCACGATCGGCGGCAACGTTGCCACGAATGCCGGGGGACTGCGCTGCGCCAAGTACGGCGTCACCCGCGACTCGGTGCTGGGGTTGGATGTTGTCCTGGCCGACGGGTCCCTCATCCACACCGGCCACCAGACATTCAAAGGCGTGGCGGGCTACGACCTCACGGGCCTGTTTGTTGGTTCCGAGGGCACTCTGGGGATCGTGGTGGGGGCAACCGTCCGGCTCAAGTACCTGCCCCGTGACGTGCACACCATCGCCGCGTTCTACCCGGACTTCAGGCAGGCCGCTGCCGGCGTCCTGGCGGTGGGCCGGGCCCGCGTGCAGCCGGCCATCATGGAACTGCTCGACGGCGGGACGCTGGCCCAGCTGGACGAACTCCACGGCTCCGACCTGAGCTCCCGCGGCCGTTCGCTGCTCCTGATCCAGACCGACGGGTTCGGGGCAGCGGCGGAGGCCGACGTCGTGCGTTCCGTCCTAGCCGCCGGCGGGGCAACGGTGAGCACGGAATCCACGGCAGAAGCCGAGCAGCTCGTGGAGCTCCGCCGGAACAGCCGTGGCGTGGAAGTGGATGACGAATACCGTGTGGGCGAGGACGTGGCCGTGCCGCGCTCACGCCTGGTGGATTACGTGGCGGCGTTGGAAGACCTCGCGGCAACACATGGTGTGAGCCTGAAGGTGGTGGCGCACGCGGGCGACGGCAACCTGCACCCCACGTTCTGGATCGACCGCCAGGACAGCGCGGTGGATGCTGACGCCATGGCCCGGCTGAATCTTGCCCTGGATGCCTCCATCGAGGCTGCGCTCGAAATGGGTGGCACCATCACGGGCGAGCACGGGATCGGGCAGTACAAACTGCGCTGGCTGGGCCTGGAGCAGGCGGAACCCGTCAGGGAGCTCCAGCGCAGGATCAAGGAACTCTTTGACCCGGCCGGCATCCTGAACCCGGGCAAGGCCATCTAA
- a CDS encoding DUF4193 domain-containing protein codes for MATDYDAPRKTDDEASAESLEALQASRSGSAQTAVIDVDETDTAEGIDLPGADLSGEELTVIVVPEQSDEFTCSSCFLVRHRSQIAREKNGLKYCIECEG; via the coding sequence ATGGCTACCGATTACGACGCTCCACGCAAGACTGACGACGAGGCTTCCGCCGAGTCGCTGGAGGCCCTGCAGGCATCCCGCAGCGGCAGTGCCCAGACCGCAGTCATCGACGTCGACGAAACCGACACCGCCGAAGGCATCGACCTTCCCGGAGCCGATCTCTCCGGCGAAGAACTGACCGTCATTGTGGTTCCCGAACAGTCCGATGAGTTCACCTGCTCATCCTGCTTCCTGGTCCGGCACCGGTCCCAGATTGCACGCGAAAAGAACGGCCTGAAGTACTGCATCGAGTGCGAAGGCTGA
- a CDS encoding ABC transporter ATP-binding protein — protein sequence MATVTFDNATRLYPGTEKPAVDKLNIEIADGEFLVLVGPSGCGKSTSLRMLAGLEDVNAGRILIGDRDVTDVPPKDRDIAMVFQNYALYPHMTVADNMGFALKIAGVSKEERAERVREAAKLLDLEPYLDRKPKALSGGQRQRVAMGRAIVRNPQVFLMDEPLSNLDAKLRVQTRTQIASLTRRLGVTTVYVTHDQVEAMTMGDRVAVLKDGLLMQVDTPRNLYDKPKNVFVAGFIGSPAMNLLELPVVDGGVQFGGTVYPVPRNILEEAHGSTVTLGSRPEDLEQASHGEGLQVEVDVVEELGADAYVYGHTTLDGKDHDIVARVDGRRPPLKGDTIYVRPQSGHVHLFDTKTGLRLGD from the coding sequence GTGGCTACAGTTACTTTTGATAACGCTACGCGTCTGTACCCGGGCACAGAGAAGCCCGCTGTTGACAAGCTCAACATCGAAATCGCCGATGGCGAATTTCTGGTCCTCGTAGGACCCTCCGGTTGCGGTAAGTCCACCTCCCTGCGCATGCTCGCAGGCCTTGAGGACGTCAACGCCGGCCGGATTCTTATTGGCGACCGCGATGTCACCGATGTTCCGCCGAAGGACCGCGACATCGCGATGGTTTTCCAGAACTATGCGCTGTACCCGCACATGACGGTTGCAGACAACATGGGCTTCGCGTTGAAGATCGCCGGCGTCTCCAAGGAAGAGCGCGCCGAGCGTGTCCGTGAGGCCGCCAAGCTTCTTGACCTCGAGCCGTACCTGGACCGCAAGCCGAAGGCACTCTCCGGTGGCCAGCGCCAGCGTGTTGCCATGGGCCGCGCCATCGTGCGTAACCCGCAGGTGTTCCTCATGGATGAGCCGCTTTCCAACCTGGACGCCAAGCTCCGTGTCCAGACCCGTACGCAGATCGCATCCCTGACCCGCCGCCTCGGCGTCACCACCGTTTACGTTACCCACGACCAGGTCGAGGCCATGACCATGGGTGACCGCGTGGCTGTGCTGAAGGACGGCCTGCTGATGCAGGTTGACACCCCGCGCAACCTCTACGACAAGCCCAAGAACGTCTTTGTTGCCGGCTTCATCGGCTCCCCCGCCATGAACCTGCTCGAACTGCCCGTGGTCGACGGCGGCGTTCAGTTCGGCGGAACGGTCTACCCCGTGCCGCGCAACATCCTCGAAGAGGCCCACGGCAGCACCGTCACCCTGGGCAGCCGCCCCGAGGACCTTGAGCAGGCCTCTCACGGTGAGGGTCTCCAGGTCGAGGTCGACGTTGTTGAAGAACTCGGTGCCGACGCCTACGTCTACGGCCACACGACGCTGGACGGCAAGGACCACGACATCGTGGCACGCGTCGACGGCCGCCGTCCCCCGCTGAAGGGCGACACCATCTACGTCCGTCCGCAGTCGGGCCACGTGCACCTGTTTGACACCAAGACCGGTCTGCGCCTGGGCGACTAG